A section of the Oryza sativa Japonica Group chromosome 1, ASM3414082v1 genome encodes:
- the LOC9268840 gene encoding uncharacterized protein, which produces MAPPTPAPTKCLTECPNNNLTWATASSSHITEDTAPTAAWELGNNKHKGHASCVVTKDSPEVTPTMCSTKCSGPTVEPDLTVAAVVTSATTVVASMELVAAGNAIGATYINNLDHPKVTHAKCSMSGSGVKRGTEQVVLAFPLMASPVEFTTSLVEPSPPTGLKLGAAICVGDQVPMKCSMKCTESDNKPLMEHPKRNPWPPAWLGWKKWYVSWTVVNYSDMRFYFIPPWPPPLKVGWLALVFSKFGAAHTDMMDIMLHWTDMKPWPPPNQNLRSIMVHLFAWKHWKVSVEVSLFAWNTKQYMNSVLLITVGTKWLIHSAVKDCFLQGKPFKLVDPLELMQVIFVLLVRDPDVEMFQIGSYSLQPENYQLTNYLVARLLKQGNLKKVLDGVDHSKNIKKSDVDVGEDNPGNISTAAKMFIDGLGIKEDSDMLCPSAQYIDNWSTKLLDEIRNGCNIYLLVALIDDELNPWCFLIDKIWYDILVLLFFTGATWKVESYALPIKDVIHMVVYFVQPLQGILLQTRQGKIENPVILDITSATQTVKFLLCYKSTIKIYPSCSSMVQISASKFRACGKENICYMLLLLVLNIGDCTFLRSTSYMLHASIACAEYWCLHFSEVVQHAICIGWIINWAILFWMEQAVCSPRIILQMPWDPGGGKLFIASGCRLGDKPDSKEGVLLGIGPAALRPNTVSSPILGPSKPNRELERKGCCTLRKRNRTEIKHASAASATTAAAATWFRLNLVDLPLFLYYLSCYYLYCSY; this is translated from the coding sequence ATGGCACCACCTACTCCAGCGCCTACCAAGTGTTTGACTGAATGCCCCAACAACAACCTCACTTGGGCGACGGCGAGTTCAAGTCACATTACTGAGGATACTGCTCCAACAGCTGCCTGGGAGCTAGGAAACAACAAGCACAAGGGCCACGCCTCATGCGTCGTCACCAAGGACTCACCCGAGGTCACACCCACCATGTGTTCAACGAAATGCTCCGGTCCTACCGTCGAGCCTGATCTCACTGTGGCTGCAGTGGTTACGTCCGCCACCACTGTCGTGGCCTCTATGGAGTTGGTAGCTGCTGGGAACGCAATCGGTGCCACTTACATCAACAATCTTGACCACCCCAAGGTGACGCATGCTAAGTGTTCGATGTCTGGCTCCGGCGTCAAACGGGGCACTGAACAAGTTGTGCTTGCATTCCCACTCATGGCTAGCCCTGTGGAGTTCACGACATCATTGGTGGAACCATCTCCACCCACGGGGCTGAAGCTTGGTGCTGCCATCTGCGTGGGAGATCAGGTGCCTATGaagtgttcgatgaaatgtacTGAGAGTGACAACAAGCCACTGATGGAACACCCCAAGAGAAACCCATGGCCACCTGCTTGGTTAGGATGGAAGAAGTGGTATGTGTCCTGGACTGTAGTCAATTATTCTGATATGAGATTTTATTTCATTCCACCGTGGCCACCGCCACTTAAAGTAGGTTGGCTTGCATTGGTATTTTCTAAATTTGGAGCAGCTCATACTGACATGATGGATATAATGTTGCATTGGACTGATATGAAACCATGGCCTCCACCAAATCAAAATTTGAGAAGTATCATGGTGCATCTATTTGCTTGGAAGCATTGGAAAGTTAGTGTAGAAGTGAGTCTCTTTGCTTGGAACACTAAACAATACATGAATAGTGTGCTACTTATTACAGTTGGCACCAAATGGTTGATTCACTCTGCAGTCAAGGACTGTTTTCTCCAAGGCAAGCCATTCAAACTTGTGGACCCATTGGAACTCATGCAAGTAATTTTTGTGCTATTAGTGCGGGATCCAGATGTTGAGATGTTTCAGATTGGCAGCTACTCTCTACAACCAGAAAATTATCAATTAACTAACTACTTGGTGGCAAGACTATTGAAGCAAGGTAATCTGAAAAAGGTACTCGATGGTGTGGATCATAGCAAAAACATTAAGAAGAGTGATGTTGATGTTGGCGAGGACAATCCTGGTAATATTAGTACTGCAGCAAAAATGTTCATTGATGGTCTTGGTATCAAGGAAGATTCAGACATGCTATGTCCATCAGCCCAGTACATTGATAATTGGTCTACTAAGCTGCTGGATGAGATAAGAAACGGGTGCAATATATATCTGTTAGTAGCACTAATAGATGATGAGCTTAATCCATGGTGTTTCCTCATAGATAAGATATGGtatgatattttggtgcttcTATTTTTTACTGGGGCTACATGGAAGGTTGAAAGCTATGCACTTCCAATTAAAGATGTTATCCATATGGTTGTTTATTTTGTGCAACCTTTGCAAGGTATTCTGCTCCAAACAAGGCAAGGAAAAATAGAGAATCCTGTCATTTTGGACATAACTTCAGCAACTCAAACTGTCAAGTTTTTGCTCTGTTACAAGTCAACTATTAAGATCTACCCAAGTTGTTCTTCCATGGTACAAATTTCTGCCAGTAAATTCAGAGCTTGTGGGAAGGAGAACATATGCTACATGCTTCTATTGCTTGTATTGAATATTGGTGACTGCACTTTTCTGAGGTCCACTTCCTATATGCTACATGCTTCTATTGCTTGTGCTGAATATTGGTGCCTGCACTTCTCTGAGGTTGTCCAACATGCAATTTGTATTGGATGGATTATCAATTGGGCTATTCTTTTTTGGATGGAGCAAGCTGTATGTTCACCAAGGATTATTTTGCAAATGCCATGGGATCCAGGTGGTGGTAAACTTTTCATAGCTTCAGGCTGCCGGCTTGGGGACAAGCCGGATTCAAAGGAAGGGGTATTGTTAGGAATTGGGCCGGCTGCACTACGACCCAACACAGTGAGTAGCCCAATCCTTGGCCCAAGCAAGCCCAACAGAGAGCTAGAAAGGAAGGGATGCTGCACTCTCAGGAAAAGGAATAGAACAGAGATCAAACATGCATCGGCGGCTTcggccacgacggcggcggcggcgacttggtTCAGGCTGAACCTTGTCGatcttcctctcttcctctacTACCTCTCTTGCTACTATCTCTACTGCAGCTACTAG